The following are from one region of the Periophthalmus magnuspinnatus isolate fPerMag1 chromosome 5, fPerMag1.2.pri, whole genome shotgun sequence genome:
- the si:dkey-195m11.8 gene encoding fidgetin-like protein 2: protein MLSPLAPYSLLKMHWSPEHAASLSQWPEQHLDVSSTTSPPSAHKHEPYSTAARRGYGQPGYPWASDDISALTASSLLKRYAEKYSGLELSYDRPPPAGAYTEPGTFLKTEPEPWALGQGVECYPGLEGLSSGKVGSPAVGIPATGSVTVVSNLTSDTAYSGSCTAPPTQEYPPAYNSATYLSSGYCPQPGTSLPPAPLHSLQPSPALVPSYSASAPVYNYPPGCYPQSGLSSSYSHPSASYLPSGIGAPTPLAPRPTIGGSYSYPSHSLAGTSDPGVPVKRKAFEMSEEGQGAADGENSRYRKYGNGHSKGNGYDLTKTVMSPPYGGAGDYSPPPGMQGENVSGDHSFPQQRMPMKIPATHARPDDTTGGH, encoded by the exons ATGCTCAGTCCCCTCGCCCCATACA GTCTGTTGAAGATGCACTGGTCCCCGGAGCACGCTGCCTCTCTGTCCCAGTGGCCCGAACAGCACCTGGACGTGAGCTCCACCACCTCCCCCCCCTCCGCCCACAAACACGAGCCCTACTCCACCGCAGCCCGACGTGGATACGGCCAGCCCGGCTACCCTTGGGCCAGCGACGACATCTCTGCCCTCActgcctcctctctgctcaAAAGATATGCAGAGAAATATTCAG GTTTGGAGCTTTCTTACGACCGGCCTCCTCCAGCTGGGGCCTACACGGAGCCTGGGACTTTCCTAAAGACTGAACCCGAGCCGTGGGCACTGGGGCAGGGGGTGGAGTGCTACCCCGGTCTGGAGGGCTTGAGTAGCGGTAAGGTCGGCTCCCCTGCTGTTGGGATCCCCGCGACTGGTAGCGTGACTGTCGTGAGTAACCTAACCTCTGATACGGCGTACAGCGGATCATGCACCGCGCCCCCCACTCAGGAATACCCCCCAGCTTACAACAGCGCCACCTATCTGTCGTCTGGATACTGCCCTCAACCTGGAACGTCTTTGCCCCCCGcgcctctccactctctccagcCTTCACCTGCCCTCGTGCCCAGCTACAGTGCCAGCGCTCCGGTTTACAACTACCCCCCCGGATGCTATCCTCAGTCGGGCTTGTCTAGTAGTTACAGCCATCCCAGTGCCTCATATCTACCCTCTGGGATCGGTGCTCCGACCCCCCTGGCGCCTAGACCCACCATCGGAGGGAGCTATAGTTACCCCTCTCATAGCCTTGCGGGTACCTCCGATCCGGGCGTACCGGTAAAACGCAAAGCTTTCGAGATGTCCGAAGAGGGTCAAGGAGCAGCAGATGGAGAGAATTCCAGATACAGGAAGTACGGGAATGGTCACAGCAAAGGAAATGGGTATGACCTGACAAAAACGGTGATGTCTCCCCCTTATGGCGGGGCAGGGGACTACAGCCCACCGCCAGGAATGCAAGGAGAGAATGTATCAGGTGACCACAGCTTTCCACAGCAGCGAATGCCCATGAAGATACCAGCAACGCACGCGAGGCCCGACGACACCACTGGAGGGCACTAA